Within Celeribacter marinus, the genomic segment ATCCAATGCCGCGCCAAAGACGGGGGCCAATCGGGCGATTTCGCCCTCGCGCGATCCCGGCAAGACGAGCACGACAGGCGCCTCACCAATCCCGTGATCCTCGCGAAACGCGCGTACATCACTCGGGGTTGCCACGGCTTCGCTCACCACAGGATGGCCGACAAAGTCACAGCGCAGCCCGTGGGCCTCGAAATACGGCGGCTCGAACGGAAACAACGCCAAAACCTGATCCACCCGCGCGGCCATCTTTTCGGCCCGCTCGGGACGCCACGCCCACACTGTCGGGGCCACGTAGTGACACACCCGAATATCCGAGCGCGCCTTTATAATGTCTGCGACCCGTAGACAAAAATCGGGGCTATCGATGGTAAGGACGACATCAGGGTGCCATGACACCGCGGCCTCGGCCACTTCGCGGATGCGGCGTTTGAGGTGAAAATACTTTGGCAGGACTTCGAACAGACCCATCAGCGACAACTCTTTCATGGGGAACAGGCTCTCAAGCCCCTCGCCCGTCATCAGCGCGCCACCCACACCGCGAAATTCCACATCCCCCGCAAGCCCGCGCAATCCAGCCATGACAGCCGCGCCCAACCGGTCGCCCGATGCCTCGCCAGCAATCAAAAAGACCTTGAGTGGTTTGGACACAATCGCCCCCGTCATATCGCGTGCAAGAACAAACCCGCCTCCTCAACCCGCGCTTTTACGCCAGTTCGGTCCAACACAATGACACCGCCCGCAGGCACAACAAGACCGCCAAGCCCCGCCGCAATCACGGCCTCAACCGTTTCAAGCCCAATGGTCGGTACATCAATGCGCAGATCTTGCCCCGCTTTGGGCGCTTTGACGAACACACCGCGCGCACGGCGCAAATGCGCAGGGGTCGCGGCCACAAACCCAAGCATCGCATTGGTCCCTTGAAGGGTCTCAACCCCAAGCATCTGACCGCCCGCGCACACGGCCCCTTGCCCGACATCCAACGGCGACAGTGCGTCCAACACCGCATGCGCGCGCGCCGCATCACTCACATCGGTCGCGGAGGGTTTGCGCCCCCACAGCGTGCCCGTGGGCAACGCCAAGTCGGGACAAATCTCAATCGCGGAGCGAATGGCGAACCCTTGATCCTCGAACACCGCGATTACCTCGCGCAACAGCGCATCGTCGCCCTTGCCCAGACACGTGGCCAATCGCAACGCGTGGCGATCCAAAAGCACGGGGTTCACCTTTGGCCGCGCCATAGCCCCCGCAAAGGTGACAGCTTCAACACCGCGTGATTTCAACTCTTTGAACAACTTGCCGAGTTTTTCGATCCGCGCCGAGACATGATCGACGCCCTTGGGGACGGCCACGTCCGTCAATGTGACATAGACAGGCGCATCAAGCGCCGCTGCCAAAACCTGCGGCAACTGCCCTGTCCCTGCAATAATCGCCGTGCGCGTCACAGTTGCCATGAGGAACCTCAGTTCGGGGTTAAAAAGCCACGGTCGCTATCCGCCATGACAAAGGCCACCATCGCACGCACATAATCGCTATCAAAGTCGTCGCTCAAACGCGAAGCGCGATCTTTGAACGATCCCTCGCCTTGTTTGAGCATCTGGAACGCAGCCCGTAACGCATTGATATCGGCGCGGTCCACGCCCTTGCGCTTTAGCCCGACGAGGTTGAGACCGTCCAACTCCGCGCGTGGCCCTTGGACCAGTGCATGCGGCAAGACATCCGCCGTCACCATGGACAGCGCGCCGATTATGGCCCCTTTGCCGATCCGCACAAACTGATGAATGCCGGACAATCCGCCGATGATCACATCGTCCGCAATCTCGCAGTGTCCCGCCACAGCGACCGAATTGACCAAGATGACACGATTGCCGA encodes:
- the lpxA gene encoding acyl-ACP--UDP-N-acetylglucosamine O-acyltransferase; translation: MSIHPSANIHPSSVIEEGAVIGAGCKIGPFCLVGGDVTLGQGVELKSHVVIGGDTQVGDETVIFQFASIGAVPQDLKFKGEATSLVIGKRNRIREYVTMNLGTEGGGGVTRIGDDGMFMACCHVAHDVQIGNRVILVNSVAVAGHCEIADDVIIGGLSGIHQFVRIGKGAIIGALSMVTADVLPHALVQGPRAELDGLNLVGLKRKGVDRADINALRAAFQMLKQGEGSFKDRASRLSDDFDSDYVRAMVAFVMADSDRGFLTPN
- the lpxB gene encoding lipid-A-disaccharide synthase → MTGAIVSKPLKVFLIAGEASGDRLGAAVMAGLRGLAGDVEFRGVGGALMTGEGLESLFPMKELSLMGLFEVLPKYFHLKRRIREVAEAAVSWHPDVVLTIDSPDFCLRVADIIKARSDIRVCHYVAPTVWAWRPERAEKMAARVDQVLALFPFEPPYFEAHGLRCDFVGHPVVSEAVATPSDVRAFREDHGIGEAPVVLVLPGSREGEIARLAPVFGAALDQFARAHPEARFALPVAFGAMASIRAQVAQWEIDPILIPAENTRERRAAFKAADIALAASGTVSLELAASDTPMVIAYRMNLLTQYIVSRKLQIDTVTLVNLVSETREVPEFLGSRCTAEKIAPALTRLMETPAAQAEALDLTMQRLGRAGEAPGLRAARAILDGLGMTEASL
- a CDS encoding LpxI family protein, with translation MATVTRTAIIAGTGQLPQVLAAALDAPVYVTLTDVAVPKGVDHVSARIEKLGKLFKELKSRGVEAVTFAGAMARPKVNPVLLDRHALRLATCLGKGDDALLREVIAVFEDQGFAIRSAIEICPDLALPTGTLWGRKPSATDVSDAARAHAVLDALSPLDVGQGAVCAGGQMLGVETLQGTNAMLGFVAATPAHLRRARGVFVKAPKAGQDLRIDVPTIGLETVEAVIAAGLGGLVVPAGGVIVLDRTGVKARVEEAGLFLHAI